From the Anguilla rostrata isolate EN2019 chromosome 12, ASM1855537v3, whole genome shotgun sequence genome, the window ATCTTTCCTCTTCGGTACTGTCTGTACCTGTTCCAGCGTTGACGACTTTGCTAGGGAAGGTGTAGTCTAGCTATCCAAGTTCCGACGTTGCCAAGTTTTCTGTACATAATCTACAACGTTTTATTGAGCTGAGAATGAAACAGAAACCGTTGAGGCGTAGACTTAAGTTTTAAGTGTActctatttaaaataattggaATTACATTTCACGACGTCCTGAACTCTTACTGTGGCGAGACCACAGAACTCTCCCTAGGATGCGGGGTGCCTTTTTGTGCTGCCACGACAACAGCACCCGCCGGGAGCTTCACCAAAGGTCTGGTCCTGTTATAACATCTGGAAAACTCAcctacttaaaaaaacaattaaaggcGGTCATTCATTAAAAGCACAATTTGTCTGTGTATAATGCAGTTAATATCTGCAATCATTTCTGGAGGAAAGtaacaagaaaagaaaacagatttaAGTTATGGCTCTTTTTTGTATTGTCTGGCGTTCCCTTCCAGTTTATGAAGACATAATggaagcatttatttttaattcctttttttttgtttggtaatGATTGCATATCATGTGTATAATGGGATGGTACTACATGCGGTTATGGTTTCTCTTCAAAGAAGCATGGTAGTGTGACATGAGTGTGTTGTTTCTgctcattgtgtgtgtatgtatgtatgtttctgCGGCATTCTCAGCAGGGTGCTTGTGAATATTATGATACCTATAGCTTGGCAATGTGCAAGCCATCAAGTCTTAGCAAGAGGATctgacagactgagagaggaagTGGTATGTGCTTTCTGACCAGACAGAAGGCTTGTAGCTGGTGACTTGAAAGTGTGTCTCTGTGGAAGAGAGAaaaattggtgtgtgtgtgtctgtgttgggaGGACGTTGGAATCAAAACTAGCACTTCAAATAAAGGCTTGTGGCCTCTAACTATAAATAGTGCCATCATACACTTTAGCCCTTGATTGTCATTTGCATTAACTGTGAACTAAGATGTTTGCAGCAGTTGTCTCTTTATAAAGACAATTTATTGAATGAAGGGGCCAATAATAAGCACAAAAAACAAGTTTATGTATGATTGCTGTCTGTTCCCATACAACCTAACTGTTCAgccctgaaatgttttttttctgcctggcATTTTTCAGCATGTTTGTTTCTCCAATGTTCTCTTATCAGATGATCCAGAgcccagtgacatcaccagctcACCGGTACGGGAGAGGACGGGGGCGGTGCTGGAGGCTGGGGGTCGCGACCTTCTCACTTGCGGGCCGTGTGGGCAGGCCTTCCCGCTGGCGCACATCCTGGCCTTCATCCAGCACAAGCAGGGCGGCTGCGGGGTGGGGTGCGCCGTGCCCCGGggccacacccctccctccccggccGGTCGCACGCTGAGGCGGGGCCCGCCCGCCGCCCTTCGCTCGCGGCCAGACGCGGGGTTCGTGGAGCTGAGGAGGGTGACGGacaggggctggggggaggagccCGGCTCGAAACTGGAGCCCCACCGAGCAGGTGAGCACAGGCCCTAAttagcttcttctttttttttttttatctgtccCCTTTCGCTTAACGAACTTCCCCCAGTCCGGCTCATTAGCCCCGCGCTGCTGTGATCAGGGCGACGCCGCGCGGTAAAGACATCGGCACTAATTGTGCGGAAAGGATGGGCAGAGCTGTTTTTctatccttttttttcccttagtggcccttgggggggggttgtcaccaccccctctccctgcgCACCTGAGCTCGTCTCCATCTCCTTGactctgtctctcaggtgaAGTGTCCAGGTAAACACCGCACTCTCAGGCCATTCCGCCAGCCCTCCCCTGCTCTGTTTGTCAGTTAGAGGGCTCTCAGTTTCTACCCTGGGGAACAGCCACCCTAACATCCAGAGCCGTGctctgtttgtgcttgtgtatgtgtgttaaaatgtttttaacctGTGTATGCGTGTTGTTGTTTGTTCATGTGTGACTTAGGTGTGTATACACATgtgcgattgtgtgtgtttatgtgtgttctgtaggtgtgtgttttcTCCATGTAGATAGGTGGACTGTTTTTGTGTAGGTGTTTGTATTTTGCATAATTTGCTTTTGTGATACGAATAATGCATCGTGTGTActgtaggtgtatgtgtataatgcgttgtgtgtaggtgtatgtgtacagctcggttgtgtgtgggtgtatctgtactgtgcagttgtgtgtaggtgtaggtacagtgtggttgtgtgtaggtgtaggtacagtgtggttgtgtgtagatgtatgtacagtgtggttgtgtgtaggTCTATGTGTGCAGTGCGGTTGTGTGTAGGATGTAGTGTGTtggtgtagtgtatgtgtgcagtgcgGTTGTGTGTAGGTATATGTAGTGACAGTTGTGTGTTGATGTGTAAGTGTGgtttgtatatgtgtacagtgcggttgtgtgtaggtgtatgtgtacagtgtggttgtgtgtagatgtatgtacagtgtggttgtgtgtaggtgtatgtgtacagtgcGGTTGTGTGTagatgtatgtacagtgtggttgtgtgtaggtgtatgtgtacagtgcagttgtgtgtaggtgtatgtgtacagtgcgcttgtgtgtaggtgtatgtacagtgaggttgtgtgtaggtgtatgtacAGTGAGGTTGTGTGTAGATGAATGTACAGTGCGcttgtgtgtagatgtgtatacagtgtggttgtgtgtaggtgtatgtgtacagtgcgcttgtgtgtaggtgtatgtgtacagtgcgcttgtgtgtaggtgtatgtgtacagtgcgcttgtgtgtaggtgtatgtgtacagtgcgcttgtgtgtagatgtgtatacagtgtggttgtgtgtaggtgtatgtgtacagtgcGCTTATGTGTAGGTGAATGTACAgtgcgcttgtgtgtatgtaaatataaaatgcgcatgtgtgcatctgtatcTCTCTGGCCCTCACATTCGCACCCCACTTAGACTCTACCCTGCTGTTTGTCtggtgtcacttcctgtgccgGCGCATACTGAACCTGAACCCCAAGCCCCGTTACACCGTCCCTCACTGCACTAGCTGCGGTCAGCTGCTGCTATCGCCGTCCTGTCACCACGTCCACACCACTCGGGTGCCAGGACGCGCTGTGCTTCCGTGGCGAGTTGTGAAGTAAACACTTTTTCTCGAAGGCCTGTGgcgtgggggttggggttggggtcgGGGTCGGGGGTGGGTGGTTAGGGCAGTACCCCCATGCCAGCTGAGGGCCAGGCAATGTTCATCCCCCTAAGCACTGCACGCACAGCATCTGCACACGTCATGATCACTCATCGTccacgtgtgtgtttttgtacacGTACGCATGGGAGAgcgtacatatgcacacacatgcatgcacacacacacacacacagacaaacacacacacacacacacacacacacagacaaacacacacacacacacacacacacacaaacacacacacacagacaaacacacacacactcacacacacacacacacacacatacatgcacacacacacacacacacacacagacaaacacacacacacacacacacacacacacacacacacacacacacacacagacaaacacacacacacacacacacacacacatgcgtgcacacacacacgcacacagacaaacacacacgcacacatgcgtgcacacacacacacacacacacacacatgcgtgcacacacacacacacatacacacacacacacatgcgtgcgcacacacacacacacatacttcctTCCTTTGTGTTGAGCAGTAAGCGCAGTGACATCCTCACCCCTCCATTTCTGCAACCCTCCCTCTGCTTGGCCGACTCTGcttatgctttcatttcatcTCTCTCAACAAGTGcccgttttgtgtgtgtgtgtgtgtgtgtgtgtgtgtgtgtgttaagagCTGAAGTTCTTTCTGACAAGTCTTTGAACTTGgaagtttgaaatgaaaatagaaatTCCTGCACAGCTAAATAAATGACTCTCCTCAAGGTGCGTGGCCCTTCAGAAATGAGTGGCAGCATCTCCCACCCTTTTCGGCCGTTGGATTGTGAAGTAAGGAGGACGGCGCCCTCACGGGTGAACGCCTGTCCATCTGCTCCAGagatgagtgtgagagtgatggtgagctctgtggtgttcagGAGCGAGTCAAAGTGAAAGAGcagttaggtgtgtgtgtgtgtgtgtgtccatgtgatagagtgagtgactgagagggagagaacccAAGAGAAACCAGAGTGCAAGGCACCGTTAGTCTCACCAGGTAGAGGAGTATCtgattctctctccctctcctatgCCACATTCCCTTTtgttctgtctctcctctctctccttttctcctcttttttcctctttcgtTCCCAGCCGTGGAAGGGGAGAGCAATAATAGGGGGACTATTattctcctcttttctctctctctctctctgtctttctcctcctcctctcctccctctctccggctGCCCCGGTCCCGGGGGAGAGGAGGCTCTGCCTGCCGCTCGTTAGCACTCGCAGCCaatctgcatttttaattagcGGTTATTGCCTCTGCTTAATATTCAAGTGCTACCCCAGGCCAAATGGGAATccgtacaaaaaaaagagagagagggagaaagaaagagtgaaagaaaacCCGTCTGGGTATTGTATTTCACACTAGGACAGAGACACAAAGCCCCCCctaagggagaggggaggggtgaggaggaGTGCGAGTCGGAGGGGTTTAAAagagatgtggggggggggggttatctgGTGATGTTTCTCAACCTGCTTTGCGATAGTAGTtaatgatgttttttatttatttacataaaataatttcagcttttttttaatcttgtctACTTCCCCATCCTCCTGTCATCCCTCCATCCTTTAGGACATAtttttcatctctttttttttctccaggcaGAATTAAATATTCCCGCTTTTTAATCTCCCTGACCCCCTTCCCCACCAGAAAATACAGAGGGATTTTGACTTCAAGAGATGTGAAAGAAGCTTACGTTATTCCCTGCTTTGAACccctccaaaaaagaaaaaaaagtatttttcccctCAATTTTTATCCGCGATTTCGATGTATGCGGGGAGAGCTCATTTGTCAAGGGGGCTGACTCAGGCCTGATTTGCATAGGCCCTTCGTTTTTTTCCGTTCCGCTAATTAGCAATTTGCAGCTTTAATTGGCGAGTGGCTCTCGGAAAGAGAGACAAAGCTAACAGCGATTAGAAATCTCTGCGAACGTATTTAAATACCCAtccacctcctctctccgtTGTCTATCTCTCTTTACCCGCTGtacccactctcactctctttgttttgttttgtttttttggggggggaggggcataaCCACACctggccacacccccaccctagCCCACCCCTAAGTCCAGGTATGTGATATAAAATGAGTCTGGATGTAAAGCGTTGATCATGTGCCTGCTCTTTCTTAAACGGTTCCTTCTCGTGTTTATCATGTCGTCCAGATTTGCTTCTTACAGGGAATCCTGCCGAAAAGAATGGATAAATGTGATATTCTCAGTGCTTCCTTCCACAGATCTCTCTACCGTTGTCTGTCTTTTTGACGGCATCTGCCTTTTAGAATTCACTTCTAATCCTGACCCCTCCCAGGCGATGCCACCCATGAACCACAGGctgcatgatttatttttaaactacattttatttgactatGGATTAGACAGCTTGTGTCTTCTGTTTTACTTTCAGTCAGCATGACAGTGAAGCCCATTTTTTCTGTAACTTAATAATGTGAGTGAATGTATTCCTTATTCTGTATATATGCCCAGTGATTTAACAGTCCCATCTTTCTCCCCCCAATCCCCTTCTTATCCTTCTTTCTGTGCTTTatcctctcatctctccctctttctctttcccctgtCCTTCCTGCCCCTCTGTGTCAGTGGCGGAGGAGCCCACCTGCTTTACCTGCCAGGTGTGTGAGGACGTGTTCCCCAGTGCCTGGTCCCTCCTGCAGCACGCCCAGCACACTCACGCCCTCAGCCTGTAccaggaggagggtggggaggaggagtcGCCCGGCCCCGCCGCCACCCTGGACCCCAGCCGCCTGAGCCGCACGCTGGCCTCCGCGTTCGGCCCGGCCTCCCTCCGGCTGGCCCGcccccgaggccccgccccgTCCTCCGCCGACCCCGCCCTCTCCCAGGACGCGCAGGCCTTCAACTTCTCCGTGCGCCTGCGGGAGCTGGCCGACGTGAGCGGCGGGGGCGTGGTCCcgtccccctcccactccccgcCGGCCGCCGCCCCCTTcccgcaggccccgccccagcaGACGCTGTTCGCCTGCGAGCTGTGCGGCCAGGGCTTCCGCTCCCTGCGCAGCCTGTCGGCCCACCGGCGGACCCACGCCGGCGAGCGGCCGTACCGCTGCGGCCTGTGCGACAGCGCCTTCGCCCAGAGCGGCGAGCTGGCCCGCCACATGAGGACACACCGCCGCAGCGGGGCCTGGGCGGGGCCGGCCGAGGAGGGCCCCGAGGAGGGCGGGGAGCTCATCCTGAAGGCCCGGCTGTCCCAGGAGACGGCGGCAGAGGGCCCCCTGGGCGAGCGggtggagggcggggcaggCAAGCTGGACTTCTCCAAGCGAGCGCCGGGGGGCGGGCTCATCCTGCTGTCCGCCCAGGGCCTGGGGCCCAGCGAAGCCCTGGGGGGGCGGGCTCTGCTGCGCCTCTTCCAGCCgcagggcgagggggaggggccagcggAGCCCCAGCAGCCCTCCCCCTGCGGCAGCCCCTCGGACGGCTCGCTGGACAGCGGGGAGACGGGGGCGAGCGGCGAGAGCGGCATCGCCAGCGGCGACTGCACCCCGAAGCGGCCGgagcgggagagcgagcgggacggcgagagggagtgggaggccCCGCCCGGggaggccctccaggactggcaGCGCGACGGAGAGCCcaagcgaggaggaggaggaggaggaggcgtagctgggaggaagaagagggaggaggccTGCGAGTACTGCGGCAAGCGCTTCCGTAACAGCAGCAACCTGACGGTGCACCGGCGCAGCCACACCGGGGAGCGGCCGTACCGCTGCGGTCTCTGCAGCTATGCCTGCGCCCAGAGCAGCAAGCTCACCCGCCACATGAAGACGCACGGCGCCCGCGGCTCCCGGCCCGCCTACCTCTGCCAGCTGTGCCACGTGCCCTTCACCGTGTACGCCACCCTGGAGAAGCACCTGAAGAAGGCCCACGGCCTCAGCCACGCCGACGCCACCGGCCCCGGCCAGGCCGACGCCCAGGCCGCCGACGACGCCCAGGCCAACGGGCCGCAGgccgagggcgagggcgagggccgCGTCGACCCGTTCGCCGAGCCCGGCGCCGCCGCTCAGTCCCAACGGAGCGCCGACGAGCCCGCGGAGGGCGCCGCCGGACCCGCGGAGGCCGCCGTCGAGCCTGACGCCGAGGCCGGcccggaggggggcggggagttcgcccctcccgccgccgccgccgccgaggcTGCCGCCGAAATGAGCGTGGCCTCCGCGTGACGCGCGGGAGCGCAGGCCAAACTGAACACAGCGCCCCTGCTGGACACGAGCGCCGCAGCCTCACTGCCACCAAAAGCAATACCAATACTGATATAGCAGCCCCAGTGCACCGCGCCGCCTCTCAGACTCTCTCccgaaaaataaaagcacttcaCTTTGGAGGCATGGCCGCTGTCGGCTGCTACATTACACAATATTAACCCTTAGCAGTGCAGCCCCGGACGCCCGCGGCCGGGCTGCCCCTGTGCGTGCCAGCACGCGGTCCCGCCCGCTGGGGGACAGAGCCGCGCGGGCGTGTCAGGGAAGCCTCGTCCACCGACCGGGGAACCGGCAGCACGGACGCTCGTCCGCTGAGAGCGGAGTGGGCGGAGTTTGGGCGGGCCGAAGGATGACCCTCTGTCACCCTTGTTTTGGTCAGGAACGCGACCTCTCGCCTGCTGGTTTCCCATTGTCAGCCATCTTGAGATTATCACATTGCTGGAGAAAAGGCACGATTGGCCATTTtctggaggagggagggttCTCCAGCTGAGGGAAGCCACTTATCCAGGGTCGCTTCAAAACGGCAAACCCCCGACCTCCGTAACTGTTATTCTGTGTGgttcttaaataaatataagtaCTCTGGACAGGAGTGAAAACCAGGATTGAATGTGACAGAAAAAGACTGAACTGTGGTGCGGAATCTGCGAGATTCGTTTGGTTGTCCGGTGACCCGGGGGAAAGGCTCGGCACAATCACATCCCTTGTCCTTTAAGTGGGAGGTTTACACGTACCGCCGCTCCCTCTGGGGACAGAAAAGGCACATTCCTAATAttaatgttgtgtttgtgttgcatttagattttttccctCGCGACTTCTGAAGTCAGTGCCTACTGAGCTCTTCATTGCCTTCTAtgcattggggaaaaaaaatactgtatgtactatctgctgaaacaaaaaaaaaaaaacgggtgtTGTTTTTTATATCATTTATAGAGTTTTATAAATAGATATATGTGCTTAACTGCTTGATCATTTATGCATGATTTGCCAACAGGAATATTATGTTAGAATTATTTGTACTTATTTATGGACGCTGCATGAGAGTACTTAATACTGAATCTGGCTGTGATGgcttggaggggtgggggggcgggggtgggggggtaaacTGGTTGGGAAGTTGTAACCTGTGAACTTGCTAGCCCAACTGGCTGAgcgcttgtctgtctgtctgtctgtctgtctgtctgtcactgtgcacatgcagggaaacttttgtgtgtttttttttattttttattactgtaataTGATGCTTATCATTTGTATGCTGATGACGGGACTGCTTAGTTTTGGTCAATAAGAAAATACCGGTGGGAGAACTAAAGCAAGAAAgatgcaaatgaataaatgtgacAGGTTTAAGGATCAAACGATTTATATTTCTTCAGGGATCAGTTCATTATGGGTCATAGATGgtaaatgacaaataaagttAGTCGGTGGTGGTAGAGCTGGCGGTGCTTGTGAatcagtcctctctctctgtttctgtctttgtcCCAGAAGCTCTCGTGTGTTCTGTCCTCCTCATTGTATGGCGCTGGCCTGGAGGAGCGGGGCTCCCCCCTCTCGTGTTGTTAAGGATACCAGGAGGATTAAAGAGGAGCCCAGAGGAGGGGAGGCTCGCGGAGGCGAGGGTGGCAGCGCCGCGTCACGCAGGGCTGGAATGAGGAGGCGCGTCCCAGCTTGCTTTTAAGCTTGTTCCGAAAGGACATTAGCATCGGTAGTCATGCGTGTTTACTCGCGGGCTGCAATTATCCCTgagttattcatttttaatgtctcTACCCTGTCAGAGGAATTCTCTTTTCAGAactcagagcccccccccccaccccccatcccatgACCCTATTTGGTCTTCTTCCACAGAGAGTATGGGCATTGTGGACCTCTTGTgccatctttgtgtgtgtgtgtgtgcgcgtgtgtgtcgaTGACTGTGAACATGTGACGGTCAGGAGTAACTGAATGGGCATTGGTAAatttaaaggtgtgtgtgcttgtgtgtgtgtgtgtgtgcatgtatgtgtgtgtgcgtgcgtgcatgtgcttgtgtgtgtgtgcatgtatgtatgtgtgtgtgcgtgcgtgcatgtgtgtgcttgt encodes:
- the znf296 gene encoding zinc finger protein 296 is translated as MSRRKLGSRPQHLSAIQDDPEPSDITSSPVRERTGAVLEAGGRDLLTCGPCGQAFPLAHILAFIQHKQGGCGVGCAVPRGHTPPSPAGRTLRRGPPAALRSRPDAGFVELRRVTDRGWGEEPGSKLEPHRAVAEEPTCFTCQVCEDVFPSAWSLLQHAQHTHALSLYQEEGGEEESPGPAATLDPSRLSRTLASAFGPASLRLARPRGPAPSSADPALSQDAQAFNFSVRLRELADVSGGGVVPSPSHSPPAAAPFPQAPPQQTLFACELCGQGFRSLRSLSAHRRTHAGERPYRCGLCDSAFAQSGELARHMRTHRRSGAWAGPAEEGPEEGGELILKARLSQETAAEGPLGERVEGGAGKLDFSKRAPGGGLILLSAQGLGPSEALGGRALLRLFQPQGEGEGPAEPQQPSPCGSPSDGSLDSGETGASGESGIASGDCTPKRPERESERDGEREWEAPPGEALQDWQRDGEPKRGGGGGGGVAGRKKREEACEYCGKRFRNSSNLTVHRRSHTGERPYRCGLCSYACAQSSKLTRHMKTHGARGSRPAYLCQLCHVPFTVYATLEKHLKKAHGLSHADATGPGQADAQAADDAQANGPQAEGEGEGRVDPFAEPGAAAQSQRSADEPAEGAAGPAEAAVEPDAEAGPEGGGEFAPPAAAAAEAAAEMSVASA